The following nucleotide sequence is from Takifugu flavidus isolate HTHZ2018 chromosome 4, ASM371156v2, whole genome shotgun sequence.
AAAATCCCACTCACCAGTACTCCATATGTTTTCATTGCAGTATGTTGACtaagtgtgtgtattttgttttttgtttttttaaatcagaagtAGCAAGGGAAGTTAGGCGCATTAATAATAAAGGCTAAAACCTCTCAAATATTAATGTTTCAGTGGATCGAAGCCAATTTTCACTGCCCATTTCTAATGAATGCCTTATCTGTGTTTCTGCGGGGTTTTACAATATTGATTACTTGTTGGGCACCAATTGAAAATGACACAAATCATTAGTTTCACCAAATGCTGATGTCCTCAGTATCTCTTTTATCTTGGAAACTGGCCTGCCTTAAATGACTATTGATTCTGCGTGCATACATTTTCATTTGGTAATGCTTACGTTTAGTTTTTTGTTTCGtggcttgtttgtttttagttttttgtaCACTTAATTATTTTATGGGGAAATTTAGAGTCTAATTCAGATGATCTTTTAGCCAGACAAAAGCCACACTTGGCAAGGATGCAATAAAGCTGTTGCTGCAGGAGTCTGACTGTGTTCCCTGATAATTTGATCACTCAGATTCTGTGATAAAATAAGTAATTGGAATTATTGTGACTACAAAGAATCATTGTGTGAAATAAACTGGACACAGGCTGCAAATGAACTGTTCTGGTTAAAATGTGAATTTCTATTATCTTTTGGTTGACAGCAACATCCTGTTCCAATAACGCACTTCATGTATCGTCAACTACACATTGTCTAGAGGCAAACTTGGTTAGAACCACATGTTGTGTGCCGCCATCACACCCTCTGGCGCCTCCACATGCAGAACCTTTAAATCTAGATTGTTCCAGCTGTAGAATCCAGTTCCAGAAAATCAAATGTGTCGtttcaggaagagaaaaaaaaaggcacgcTGTTTCTAGGAGTATTATTCCTAAAAATCAGCCATTtgtcatttaaattttaaaaaattaaggacacatttttaaaaaaaaatctaccaaTGTCATTTACCCATGATgcattgctttatttttttcacagCCATCTGTCCAGTGTTGTTATTTTGAAACTTGAAAAGACAAATGATCTTTTTAATACCCTTTAATAAACATTTTGAATCAAGAGGAATTTGTTTTCTATATTTTGTTAAATCTGGCAACTAATTTTGAAGCACCTCTTTCTGATTCTATTGatgaatttgttgtttttcacatAAATTTGTAGAAATAATTGTTCCCATTAGGATTTTGGTGACAACGGGCAAtttataaacaaataaaatgactgCATAAAGGAACGAGAAAAACGTGTCCACGTTTTTGGCCACTTGCTATCCTGTTCTAAACCCCTCCAGATATGGGAAGatggacattttaaaatattcagctaTTACAGTCTCTTTTGGGATAAAATATCCAGGAAAACTTGGAATGTATTTAAGATAAAATACTGCCATCTTGTAATGAATGAAAATGGGAGCGTTAAGGCTGTAATGTAAATATTGACAGAGAGACCTCCTTGCCCATAGGGGGCAGTATCGTGTCGAGTCCATGTCGCTACtgggaaaaagaagaggaacgACTAAAGTAGGAAGTTGTGTGTAATAGTTAGTGAAACTTGACAAAATGGCAGAAGACGACAGTTATGAGTCGATGCTTTGTGTGAAACCAAAGGTTCACGTGTATGGAATACCCCCACGGGCGTCTAATCGTGGATATCGGTAAGACAATTCGAAAGTTACACTTAAATGCGGAGTCTCGCCGGCCGCAAACCAAGCGTTGGCTGCGATGCTAATTTTAATGAAACACCCATTATCGGACACCTGACGGATCGTGTGAATGcctgtcatttttttccctgttgaGTTTGACGGACAgtgtttgttatttttcttttctttttttaaacggATCCTTTCACTTGTAATACATATTGAAAGCCACTATTTAATGCACAAGTGCAACCATTGCTACTATGTGTGTTGAGTCTTTTTAGCCAGACTTTGGCCTCTTTAGTTGGTCTCTTGCTGACACGCATGGTTTTAGAAAAGGGGATTTTGATCAATTAAAATGAATCCAGGGGTGATTAAGCAACTGCCTGATAGTTTCCTAGTTTTGCAGTGCACTAGAAGTGCATGCAAGAGCTTGTTGGAAAAGTTCGGAAAAACTGATCGAGTTCTTTCTTATCAGAATAGCTATATGCATTTATTCTTCGTTTCCCTGTATCAGATAAATTTAcgcagtttttttaaaaaaaacaaaaaactttttttaagTTATATGTCTGTTACAATTGTCTTCTGTAAAATAAGGATTTGGTTGATGCAGTAAAAAGAATCCATTTCTGCAATATAACTATTTATGTTCTTGTGGTCAATTCCGCCATTTTACTAAATACCAAAAACTtgaatttcctcttttttttagggCTGCTGACTGGAAACTGGATGAACCTGCATGGAGTGGTAGAATGAAAATCACTGCTAAAGGCAAGATGGCCTTTATAAAGTTAGAGGACACGAATACAGGTAAATGATCTGTTGTCTCACTGGAACTAAATTGAGCTAAATTAGTAGTATTCAACAAGTTCAACTAGTCTGAAAAATCTGACCTACCTAACCAAGGAATGGGTAGTTTTGTGTTCTGATATGTGTGTAGTTTGGTAGGGTTGCTGTTAACTGGCTCCTACGAATACTAGAAGTAAATTCCTGTCATTTTTTACATATTAAAAAGTGTTTACTGGACATGTATTTATACATTTGAAATGAGGCATAGGTCACTGCTGtctctctttgttgtttttttaaccaccttttttatttgattatgGCCACCGTGGTCCAAAAGCCTGAGACATTGTTTGGGGTAAATTTGTTTTTGCAGGAGAGTTGTTTGCCCAAGCTCCAGTTTCACAGTATCCTGGAAGCGTGGTGGAATCAGTCACGGACTCCAGCAGATATTTTGTGATCCGGATAGAAGATGGAAATGGTGAGGCACATTTATCAACACATACCTTCGTTTTTGTTTCATTAAGTCTGCCCCCCCTTGAAATCCATTGCCAGTTATGCTCTAGGGTGCTTTTCCCCAGCATTATTTTCAATGCAGTGCAATGGAACTCATAGTAATGACAGCCTATGCTATAGctggagttttttttaaattttgagaCTCTAAATTTTGTATAAATGCATTAGTGGCGCGCGTGACTGCTCCAGGTAGCATCCTCTTCCTAGTCATGTCTCTTACTGAACACTTTATATTGGAGTAATATATTGTGTATGTGGTTAATTATGTTTGTCTCTTTGTAATTAAGGGCGTCACGCTTTTATCGGTCTGGGATTTGCTGATCGAGGAGACTCATTTGATTTCAACGTAGCGCTACAAGATCATTTTAAGTAAGTTTTTCTTCGACTAATGACAAGAAAGACGACATCACAAATAAAAATCTCTTTAGTCAACTTGAATACATTGAACCTGGAAATGTTGTGAATGTGATTTGACTGTAATACCTTTGAACGCTCTTCATTGTGATGCCTGTTTGCTTTGGGGGAGAAAGTGGGGTACAGATGAGTTCATCTTGAACTAGTAGTTATGTTTAAAACTGTTTCTGTAGGTGGGTGAAGCAAGAATCTGAGTTTGCAAAACAAGCGTCTGAGTGCCCAGGACCTAaactggacctcagcttcaAAGAGGGGCAGACCATCAAGATCAACATTGGCGTGAGTGTTGAGTCCGCGTTAGAGACGATGGAGATTTTTGGAAATTATGAGCATTTCAATTAAACCAGGGTGTAACTAGTTACAGAGTTTCAGAGAGTGCTGTTCTCTGTCACAGAACATCAAGAAGAAAGACGCAGGTGGCGCCAAAGCTCGGCCCGCGGGCGGGGGTctacttcctcctccacctggtgCAAAGGCTGGGGGTCTTATCCCCCCTCCTGGGGGACAGCAGACAGTCCCAGTGGCACAGACCAATGCTGGTGATTATCCTCCCTTTTAGTAGAATGGATTCCAAAAATGCCCTTTTTAAAAGTCTTCATTTTTAACCCTCCTTCCTTCAATCCAGCCGCCCTTTTAGACTTCGGAcctcctgttcctgctgctcagCCTCAGCCCAGCACGGACATGTGGGGAGATTTCACATCTGCAGCCTCAACGTAAGTCATGAAACCTCACCTCACACTTGCGTAGTGACCCATCGGGTCACATCAGTCGGGTTTATGGTCGATCCTATCAAaatctctgcatctgctcttCTGTCCATCGTCGTTCTGTCCTCACTCCCCCTGTGTCCACAGCTCCAGTCAAGATCCCGTCAAACCAGGATGGGTGCAGTTCAGCTGAGTCCTGAAAACACCTGGGATACGCTCGGATTCTTACATTCCACTGAATCTAAGAGAGGAACTGCAGGCCAGCTATCTGCTGCCATTCTGGAAGTCATTCGTTGCTAAAGActaaacacaacagaacaaaacagtcaaatgtacatattttatttttatgtagatttttttcccccctattcATACTCGACTATGCAGTGGGAGTTTTAGACTCTTTTCTCAGTACACCGTCATTAGTCTCTTCATGTTTGTATGATAAGAAACACAGTTGCATTTGGAGTATCTATGTTTTATTTAGCTACAATTCAGCCTGCAGATGTAGCTCCCAACTATCAAGTTATTTGTTGGGCAATTTTACTTAAAAACCCTTGAACCAGAAAAGCCTTGGAGCTGTAGGGCGAAGGAGTGTGTCTTCTGTAGGATCATGTTTGTCCTCGACTTGTTGATTTTTGAAAGTGCCTTTTACCAACCGAATCTTCCTCAATCCTTCACTAATTTGCATTGATATGATTAAGTGCCTGTTTGACCAGCTCTAAAAGGTTTTTAAGATTTTATCTTGTAAATAAACAGTATATTTCCTtggctccttttctttttaaaatgatcattacCCAATTCTGAAACAACCTTGGCAaagtcggagcaggaggaggagagccgtTCAGTCCCGAGATGTCCCCTTGACCTGCAggacgtgacctctgaccttattCTCCATTGCATAAATAATTTCATTAGATTTTTGCATATGACTTAATTAAACCCTGGTTTATGAAAGCGCTTTTACGACTACAGCAAATCTGTCGAAGTGTTCTCTCGGAAATGAAATTTCACCCGACTCGCTGATAGTTTCGTTTCCTTCACGATCGACACGGAGGAACAGAAGAGGGCTGCAGCGCTCCTGCAGGCCGCCGGCTGTGAACTGGAAGTCCCTCCCCGGAAAAAGCATGGAGGAGGTCAGcgctggagctcctgcagtccCCGCTGTTCCGAGGCTGTAGCCACGGATGCTTCTCGCTTGTTTGGATGATCTCTGCGGGACGGATCTCATCAATCTGAGGCCGAGCTGAGGTAAGATCGCAAGCCGCCATGTGGACGCTTTCGCCTCCTACACATGCGGGTCGGGTCTGCCCCGCAGAGCCGCGTTCTGGTTTTGAATCTCAGTGTAAAGTCTCGTTTTCgaaatgtttttatttgctCGGATGCTGCCGACCCGCCTCCAACAGCCGCCAACGGACTTTTAGAGATTTGCGCGGTTTCTCCGGCTTTATCTCGTCGAGCAGCTGGTGCAGATGAGGGAGTGTAGACGGTAGATCGCAGGAGAGGAGGCATTCCTCCCAGTAGATTCCATCCCAGTATCACCCATCTCTTAATGGTGGTTCGAACTGGGCAGGCGTGTTGTTGGATGGTGGTTAGGATCAACAGGTGTGTTCAAGCGGCAGATTCAGTCCATCTCAGCTGCCGATCTGGGTTCTATTGCTCTCCGAGAGCTGAGATGAAACAATAGATTTAGTTTATAGTTTCACTGAAAACCGGAAGCTCTTCTTCAGGGACTTCACTTATACATAATGCCCCCACAAGTATAGAAACTCTCTCCCacccgctctgtgtgtgtgtgtgtgtgtggtgtgtgtgtgtgtgtgtgtgtgtgtgtgtgtgtgtgtgtgtgtgtgtgacacaaagATCCTCTTGTATGACCACCCCAACAATCACGTCACAGCTCCATCACAGTTTGACATTTTGGCTGTGATTTTGCTGAATGATCCACCAACCACAGAAAGATCCTCAGATAAAATTATGAAGAGTTTATCGTGTATTTTATGTTGGATTAATGGATTTACAAAGGGTCATATGCTTACATTGTCACCTCTTCATGTCAAAGATAATTGAGGACAGTCGCGGTCTCCAGTTATTGTCTGTCTCCTTGCCTGGTGAATAAAGTCTGTCCTCTGTGTCCTTCCAAAAGTGTGCAGATAACAAATGGGGCTAAACTGTGAGATTAAATTCAATCCAAAACTAGGCAAAGACCAGTTTGAGGCCTGCAGATTCAGGTTTGTCCTCGTTGATGGGGGGTTTTGACTCATCTTTACCCACCATGGGGCTTCTTTTCTTGCACCTCTCTCAGTCCTAGAAACCAGTGATggaaacactgtgtgtgtgcgcgatcACACACTGTTGTGATGCAGATGCCAACTCCTAAACATGAATGCATCACAGGCTAGCAGAACCAAAGTGTGTATTTGGGCTGAAAACGTGCGTCAACGCAATGGAGAATTATAGTTATGGACGAGCTGCCAACATATTCTAGCATGAAGGTTACAGCGATTGTATTTATTCGTCTATTTAGCCTTGTATTTAGAGAAATGTGTCCTCCATTCCTGGTCTTGCAGCCTGAACTAAAAAGGCAGCGTTACCCTACAGTTACtttaaatgacttaaaatgACCGAGCCTCGCGTTTCCGTCCTGGCTCGGACGCTTTATCTGACTCGTCCTGGTGGTTTGGGAGAAGCAGCGACGGTgcggtgctggaggtggagctgcaggttgtGCGTCTTAAAGCCTCCTAATCCCGCTGTCCTCAATCTGCGCCTGCCTGCACCGGACCAGGACGATCTCTGCTCCCCCGCGACGCAACTTTATCGGCTCCGTCACACGACCCACTCCGACCTGAGAACTTTTCCTGATTTTCTCCCCCCCTTGAAGACGCAACCCTAACTTGGATTTGACGCTTCTCTTTTCTTcgttattattatattttatttttattttttttaaaagccaccTGCTGCCCGTCACGATGAGCGCTTCGGAAAATTCAGACTCCAATAAACTGGAGTCTGTGATCCAGGTGAGACACACGGACTCTTCCTCCGCTCCTCCGTTGCTTGTTTAATTGTGTTGTGATGTGACAAAAAAAGCTGCCACCTCTTTGTGACTCCTTGTGTTTCCGTTGCGCAtgagtttatttttttctgtgtttattatttTCTAGGGCctatttgtaattttaatttataaaaCACATTCGGGCATTGaactacttttatttttatcacaGAGGCTGGAAGAGAGTGTATTGTCTGAGGAGAAGAAATTAACAGTTCGGGGGCCCTCGCCGGATGCCCCCCCTGCATGTTTGCCAGCACGAGTGCGAGAAATTGTCACAAAAAACCTCAGTGAAAGTCGTGAGTTGCCACAATCTTTAGGAGTAACACATGCAGGCGTGAGGCTTGGCcattgtctgactgctgtctgtgtttgtcagCGGCGGGGGCCATGTCCTCGGTCATgtcgctgcaggaggagaaccggGTGCTGCAGGGAGAGCTGGCGAGGCTCGAGGACCTGCTGGCCCACAGTCGAGCCGACCGGGACGAGCTCGCCATTAAGTACAGTGCAATCAGCGAGAGGGTGAGGCCTCATGCACCGACAGTCTACAACATGACCTGACTATAGATCAAACCCGAACGCTTTCCCATCATGCCCACGGTGGGGCAACTTTTGTGTAAAAATTAGAAAAGTCTCAAAGGTGATATTTGTCTAAATTATCCCCTTTTACCATTGAAGTAGTGTTGGTGTTTCTTTGTCTGAGATTCGCTGGTCACCCAGGTGACGGGGGCTGGTATGAACTGAAGTGTGACGTTGCCATGGTGTCCGTCACCCCGGGCGACAGTCAACAGGCACTTCAGTGGAGATGGGCGGAGGCCACATTTGATTTTGGGTTGAACATTACAGAAGACAAGCCTGAATCCATGTCAAAGAATTTCCAATTTCCTCTCAGTTCTGTTGTAACTAAACTTACGGTAATAATCCATTTTCGACCTCCACACGTCCTTGTGTCGTCCTACAAGCTGAGGCAACAGTAAAATACACACAAGAACCAGCAGAAGTCTCTGAGCTGTTGTGTTGAACCGACAGCACGTTTTAAATAGAACGCTCTCCTCCCGTCCCTTAATCAAACGCACAGCTGGAACAGACGTTACGTTTTGACACGGCCCAGGGCGACCGCGATTCACCCGAGTCGCGCAGCCTGACCCAGCAGAACGTGGATCTCCGCCGGCGgctggatgaggagcaggcggCTTACAAGCGAAAACTCACTGCTTACCAGGAGGGCCAGCAGAGGCAGGCGCAGCTCGTGCAGAAGCTGCAGGCTAAGGTGCGTTTGTTTTATTCTCCTGTGCACCCGAGACGCAGTGTgtcactcttttttttaccccctgTCATTTCAGGTGCTTCAGTACAAAAAGAGGTGTGGGGATTTAGAGCAGATACTGCAGGAGAAAACCTCAGAGTTGGACAAACACCTGCTGACTGTGAGTGAAACCTGTTCGGATCATTAGGAGGTGCTCTACTTCAGGGATTATAATACTTTAAAATCTCCCTCAGGGGGTCAGCGAAGCCGCTAACGGTCGCCATCAAGATGAGCAAAGCAGCAACCTGGAGGACGCTTTAATCCGCCTGGAGGAAGAACAACAGCGGTCCGATTAGTGACCCAGACTGACTATGTGACTGCTTTTGGCCCGCAGAGGAATTTATATTtcctcttgtgtgtttttgttggggtTGCAGGAGCAGCAGTTTGTCCGCCGTGAACGCCATGCTGAGGGAGCAGCTAGAGCAGGCCGGCATAGCCAACGAGGCTCTCAGTCAGGACATCCGCAGACTCACCACCGACTGGACAAAAGCCAGGGAGGAGCTGGAACAGAAGGAGTCGGACTggcggagagaggaggaggtggtggagggatgCTTCGGGGACTATTTTAAGAGATAAATCAGGATCGTTTTTGAGTGATTTCTTGCTTTCATGCAGTCTTTCCACAGTTACTTCAGCAGCGAGCACAGCCGTCTGCTGATGCTCTGGCGTCAAGTCGTCGGGTTCCGGAGGAACGTTTGCGAACTGAAGAACGGCACCGAAAGGTCAGGATCCGCGTTGCGTGAACCGTCCAGCTGTTCTTTTACGCCTCGTTGCCGCTAACgcttttggttttctgtccGCAGGGATTTGTCGGACATGCGCAACGAGCTGGCGCGGACGTGCCACTCTGTGCAGGTGTCCTGTTCCAGTCTGTCCAGCGTGCTTCACAGCCGAGAGGGAGGGGCAGTTCTGGCCCTGGAGCGGGAGAAGTCCTTGAGGctccagctggagcagcagctgagggagcGCGTGGGAGAGATGATGAACTTTCAAACGAAGGCGGATGCAGAGAAGAGCGGCCTCAGCCTCAGGTCGCTCTCTGTGTTTAGGGGTCTCGCTAGCAGAACACTAATGAGTAAACTAGCTAATAATTCTTACTGCACCAACCTTGCAGGTTGTCCGACTTgctgagagagagcgagagactgAAGGGACAAATTGAAGAGAGAGACACTGAAATTGCAGTTCTAATGAGGAAACTTAAGGTGAGTTTTttaaagggaaagaaaacaagccCTATCTATCCCGCAAAGCAGTTTTTCCATTCTAATTTTCCTTTCCGAATGCTCAATTTCCCTTCAGGAGCAGAGTGTCAACGATGAGACCGACATGCAGATGATGAAAACTCACACCGAGTCCCTGTTAGACACTCTGCGGGACATCGCCCAGGTGAGCTGCAACACTAACATGCTGGCTGTGAGGGGACGAGGATGTACGTTCATGTCCGTGTTCGTTTGTCAGACAGTATTACAGGAAGGAGATTCGTCGTCTGAGGCCGATCAGGAAAATTCTGGCACCCCTCTGCTGGCTTTGTTCCACAGCTCATCGACGCGCAGGTCCACCTCCCCGTCGCGGTCCTCGTCACAGGCTCTCCTCACTGACTCGGCTCTGTGCGCCCTGCGCTCTGCAGTAACAAACAAAACCCTCCAACTGCAGGTAACATGGTGACATTTGTGTTATCAATCCCAGAAATCCCCAActcagaaagaaagaggaacagaCAGCAGCGTCGGTCTGTGCTTACAGGATGTCCGAGGCCGTCTGATCTCTTCCCAGTCCTCAATCCAGCAGTTGCGGAAGCAGCTCTCAGAGAGCGATCTGGCCAAAAGAGAAGCGGAACAGCGAATCCAAagtctgcagagagagagggatgctgcccagagagagaaggagaccaCGCTGAAAGAGAAAGAGCGTCTGAAGGAGGATAGAGACGTGCTGGCCAGGTCAGCAGACACCTACCGTTAGTAATCGTGTGGCGACACCACCCTGCAAACACACTTGTGACTGATTGTTTTCAGCGAGAAGGTGAGCTTGGAGAAGGTGGTGCAGGCTGCACAGGGCAGCAGCCAGTTACTGGAGATGGAGTCCAAGAAGCTCCAGCTGATCGTGGCGTCGGCGCAGCGAGAGCGAGACCacgagagggagcagaaggaggcCGCCGTTCTAGAGCGAGACCGGGCcaaagcagagacacagaggatgTGAGGCGGATAATTGATAGTGATTAAGTGACTCTGAAGCTGATACTAATCCACACAGTGAAAATGCTTACAGGAAACCAAGGATTAGTGTCCATGACAGAGATATTGTCTTCCACATAGGCCTTTCTCTCCAACTCTGCAATCAAACTATGTAACATGTTTTGCCATATTCAGTTTAACTCTATGCCAACCCTCAAAAACAATTCAAAGATAATATGTAGTTAAAAATCATGAGATTGCTAGTTGGGTGATAGTTGGGTTTTATTCTGACCCTCAATAATGTGACAGGGTGTTTGTCACGTGACGTCATAGATGCCTGAGTCTCATTGGTGGATCTGAGTTGAATTCATATAGAATGCATCGTTTATtgacacagacagaagcagtTGGAGCAGAGCGAGAGCCGACTGTCCAGCCAGCGTGGTGAGCTGTCCGCAGTGAGGGAGACGCACCAGAAGGGGGAGGTCGagaggcaggtgctggaggGAGAACGAGCCCAACTTTCTGAAGCGCTGGCTCGCGtaagaaaaccaaaaagaaacACAACCTGGCTCTTTTACTCCCAGAGATTCAATAATTAAGTGCCACTGATGCGATGCTTATTGGTCTCCCAGGCTGAGAGCAGGAACGCAGAACTTTCCCTGCTGCTCAACAAGCTGCAGTCTGAAGAAGCAGCTCTCAGGGACTCTCTCGCAAAAGTGGGAAGCCTGAATGAAAGTCTGGCTCAAGATAAAGCCGACCTGAA
It contains:
- the necap2 gene encoding adaptin ear-binding coat-associated protein 2; the encoded protein is MAEDDSYESMLCVKPKVHVYGIPPRASNRGYRAADWKLDEPAWSGRMKITAKGKMAFIKLEDTNTGELFAQAPVSQYPGSVVESVTDSSRYFVIRIEDGNGRHAFIGLGFADRGDSFDFNVALQDHFKWVKQESEFAKQASECPGPKLDLSFKEGQTIKINIGNIKKKDAGGAKARPAGGGLLPPPPGAKAGGLIPPPGGQQTVPVAQTNAAALLDFGPPVPAAQPQPSTDMWGDFTSAASTSSQDPVKPGWVQFS